AGCTCGGCTCGGGCGCGGGCCCGGCCGAGCAGCATCGCGACCCGCTCCGGGCTGGCGTCGGTGGACAGCAGCGACACAGCGCGGTCGAAGAGCCGCTCGGAGACGACGTGCATGTCGCCCGCCTCGGAGCGCCGCGCGCCCTCGGTGATCCAGCGCAGCGCCCGCTCGACGATGTCGGTGGGGATGCCGTGGACGCCGTCGAGGTCGGTGACGACCTCGGCCGCCGCGCCGTAGTGGTGGGCCAGGCCGTCGACGATCCCGTCGGAGACCTCCGTGCCCCACGTGAAGTTGCGCTCGAGGTACTCGCCGATGCCGTAGTGCCGCAGGGCCCGGGCGACCTTGGTGAGCGTGTTGTACGCCACCTCCCGCACGAGGTCGGAGCGGAACGTGTACCAATCGCCCCGCTCGTTGAGGACGAGGATCTCCTTGTCGACCAGGCCGGCGACGGCGGCCGTGACCTCCTCGGCGCTGCGCTTGCCGTGTCCGGCGCGGTCGGCGGCCGCCATCAGCACGAGGGCGTCGACGGTGCCCTGCCGCCCGTAGACGGCGGCGTCCTCGAGGGCACGCCGCTCGCCCCGGGTGAGCCCGTCGAGGCGGGCGGCGACCAGCCCGCGCAGCGTGTCGGGCAACGCCGCCTGTGGCCCGCCGGTGCGGAGGTCGCCGCCGCCCGAGGACATCAGGGCGACGAGCTCCTCGAGGAAGAGCGGGTTGCCGCCGCTGCGGTCGAGCAGCTCCTCCCGCAGGGCCGAGTCGACGCGACCGTCGAGCAGCCGATCGAGGAGGTCACGCGCGGCATCCCGCGCCAAGGGATCGACGTTGACGACGAGCGTGTTGTGCCGGCCGTCGGGCGGGGCCCACGACTCGCGGAACGGCGGGCGAGCCGTCGTCAGGAGGAGGAACGGTGAGTCGACCAGGCGCTCGAGGAGCGCGGCGAGCAGCTCGAACACCGGCCCGCTCGCCCAGTGGAGGTCGGCGATGACCATCATCACCGGTCGCTGCTCCAGGACCGGCTCGAGGAAGCGGACGACGGCGCGGGTGACCTCCTCACGGGCTCGTGCCGGGTCGATGCCGCGCAGCGGGCCCTCGAGCCCCATCAGGTGCACCAGGCCGTTGGTCACCCGCTCGAGCTCGTCCCCCTCGAGGCTCGCAGCGTCGGGGGACGTGAGCGCGTCGACCACCCGGCTGCGCACCGTGGCGACCGGGTCGTCCAGGCTGGCGCCGACCCCGGACCGGACGGCCTCGGCCACCGGCCACCAGGCGTTGGACTCGCCGTAGGCCACGCACCGGCCCTGGAGCACCACCGCGCCGTGGTCGTCCGACGCGACCCGGGCGACCTCGCCCGCGAGTCGCGACTTGCCGACCCCCGCCTCGCCGATGAGCGTGACGAGGGCGGCGCGGCGGCGGACGACGGCGGACTCCAGCGCGTGGCCGATCAGGCCCATCTCACCGTCCCGACCCACGAGCGGGGCACGGGTCGCCCGACGGCCGTACCCCGGCGGCACGAGCGGGGCGAGGGCCCGCCAGGCCTCCACCGCGACGCCACGACCCCGGACCTCGAGCGAGCCGACCGGCTCGTACTCGATGACGTCGGTGGTGGCGGCGTGGGTGGCCGGTCCGACGAGCACCTGGCCGGGTTCGGCAGCGGTCTGCAGGCGCGACGCGGTGTTCACGACGTCGCCCATCGCGGTGTAGTCACCGCCGGCGCGCAGCGCGCCCACCAGCACCTCGCCCGTGTTGACGCCGATGCGCATCTGCAGGCGGGCGCCGAGTCGCTCGGCCCGGCTGCGCAGCGTGCCCTGCATCTGGAGCGCGGCGCGCACGGCCCGCTCGGGGTCGTCCTCGTGGGCGACGGGTGCGCCGAAGAGCGCCACGATGGCGTCGCCGACGATCTTGTCGACCCGGCCGCCGAAGGAGCGGATGTCCTCGACCAGCGCCTCGAAGCAGTCGTCGACGAGGAGCTTGACCTGCTCCGGATCGCGCTTCTCCGAGAGCCCCGTGAAGCCGACGAGGTCGGCGAAGAGCACGGTGACGATGCGCCGCTCGTCGACCTGGACCTGCAGCTGGTGCCCGCACGAGGGGCAGAACCGTGCCCCGTCGGGGGTCGGGGCGCCGCAGCTCGGACAGATCACCGAGCCAGCATACGAGCGGCACCCGGGGACGTGACACCGTTCACAACCTCGGGAAACGCCCG
This portion of the Actinomarinicola tropica genome encodes:
- a CDS encoding adenylate/guanylate cyclase domain-containing protein; protein product: MICPSCGAPTPDGARFCPSCGHQLQVQVDERRIVTVLFADLVGFTGLSEKRDPEQVKLLVDDCFEALVEDIRSFGGRVDKIVGDAIVALFGAPVAHEDDPERAVRAALQMQGTLRSRAERLGARLQMRIGVNTGEVLVGALRAGGDYTAMGDVVNTASRLQTAAEPGQVLVGPATHAATTDVIEYEPVGSLEVRGRGVAVEAWRALAPLVPPGYGRRATRAPLVGRDGEMGLIGHALESAVVRRRAALVTLIGEAGVGKSRLAGEVARVASDDHGAVVLQGRCVAYGESNAWWPVAEAVRSGVGASLDDPVATVRSRVVDALTSPDAASLEGDELERVTNGLVHLMGLEGPLRGIDPARAREEVTRAVVRFLEPVLEQRPVMMVIADLHWASGPVFELLAALLERLVDSPFLLLTTARPPFRESWAPPDGRHNTLVVNVDPLARDAARDLLDRLLDGRVDSALREELLDRSGGNPLFLEELVALMSSGGGDLRTGGPQAALPDTLRGLVAARLDGLTRGERRALEDAAVYGRQGTVDALVLMAAADRAGHGKRSAEEVTAAVAGLVDKEILVLNERGDWYTFRSDLVREVAYNTLTKVARALRHYGIGEYLERNFTWGTEVSDGIVDGLAHHYGAAAEVVTDLDGVHGIPTDIVERALRWITEGARRSEAGDMHVVSERLFDRAVSLLSTDASPERVAMLLGRARARAELRHLDDARIDAEAARELSLQLEDRRGHAQALLILGSIEEKEGDLDLAVETLREAEDEFTASGDRAGMAEALRQRGLAELFSGDTEAARRTMAAALDAFAALADRRGQAWALQNLAWLAYLEGRPSEADRRIDESVEMFADIGDSGGWGWATGLRGWVRFHQGHWEEADAIGERILVEAQGRGDRWGEGMMVLLTASTRLWSGRAADAVGRAQEALEMFHALGDVDREVQSAAVLGRALVAIGAVGEGFRTLDLAVEMGRGEVGSAATLGPTAVAAAAVSVGDPERALRAVALVSVDDLDPSVVGESDRLVALGLALAQLGRLDDAVEHLQQAATPSMEEAPSGYALSALACASAVAGHVAEVERLCDEVRSAGRATYLDRVTALLALASCRVGACAPDAAEELFDEAAVLADATDDRVAQALVRLARAEAGDAVGRPDRAARSDATRRLAELGIDAGGWRQVYRGAALAAGAATTGAV